In Strigops habroptila isolate Jane chromosome 2, bStrHab1.2.pri, whole genome shotgun sequence, one genomic interval encodes:
- the UPK1B gene encoding uroplakin-1b yields MAKSDGGIRILQGLLVFGNVVIGLCGIALTAECIFFVTDPHGLYPLLEATENDDIYAAAWIGIFVGFVLFALSILGIVGVIKSNKTLLLVYIILMLITYAFEMASCITAATHRDFLTPNLFLKQMLERYKKSEPDNNNDKWMIDGVTNTWDKLMVQNRCCGVHGPSDWQKYTSAFRATHNDADYPWPHNCCVLDAQGSPTNLDGCKLGVPGYYNSNGCYDAISGPANTQAWAVAWFGFAILCWTFFVLLGTMFFWSRIEY; encoded by the exons ATGGCAAAAAGTGATGGTGGCATACGCATCTTGCAGGGTCTATTAGTCTTTGGGAATGTTGTCATTGGG TTGTGCGGCATTGCCCTGACAGCAGAGTGCATCTTCTTTGTGACCGATCCCCATGGTCTCTACCCTCTGCTGGAAGCCACAGAAAACGATGACATCTATGCTGCTGCCTGGATTGGCATCTTTGTTGGCTTTGTGCTCTTTGCTCTGTCTATCCTTGGTATCGTTGGAGTCATTAAGTCCAACAAGACCTTGCTGCTGGTG TATATTATTCTCATGCTGATCACTTACGCATTTGAAATGGCTTCTTGCATCACAGCAGCGACTCACAGGGACTTT cTCACTCCAAATCTCTTCCTGAAGCAAATGCTGGAGAGGTATAAGAAGTCAGAGCCAGACAATAACAATGACAAATGGATGATTGATGGAGTCACAAATACATGGGATAAGCTCATGGTTCAG AACCGGTGCTGTGGGGTGCACGGCCCCTCCGACTGGCAGAAGTACACGTCCGCCTTCCGCGCCACTCACAACGATGCTGACTACCCTTGGCCACacaactgctgtgttttggatgcCCAAGGGTCCCCCACCAACCTAGACGGCTGCAAGCTCGGGGTCCCTGGCTACTATAACAGCAAT GGTTGTTATGACGCTATTTCTGGGCCAGCAAACACACAAGCCTGGGCTGTtgcctggtttggttttgccatCCTCTGCTGGACT TTCTTCGTCCTCCTTGGTACCATGTTCTTCTGGAGCAGAATTGAATACTGA